The following coding sequences lie in one Synechococcus sp. PCC 7336 genomic window:
- a CDS encoding mechanosensitive ion channel family protein, producing MLEAFNIPFDGVKDVNWQIQLLALATIAIAALAIRGMIVAMRTLKQKLPRISTLYEKAIKPQQNFVKISAYILLLDLCLILIPLRVSIVKDLETLVGLVFSFSLGTVLYRCFKVFFDDYYLIAELNKSHKLNSELLILIKFAVGLGIYIAVVIVFLEFHHINVISLFAGLGIGGLAIAFAAQKTLEQFLGGIVLYIDRPFVVDDYIGLPDGTFGRVESIGWRSTKIRISGKGTVVVVPNTGLTQVAIENFTGAKKMMALVNLVFLQSLHQDERALIQQVIAESTKEIFGLDTRNTDVTFKDNLEDNTTQVQVTFFILGSGELSMDLRVQVLDLANQKIAERLRSYDIQFQSDESTIYVDSPIAI from the coding sequence GTGCTGGAGGCTTTTAATATACCTTTTGATGGAGTAAAAGATGTCAATTGGCAAATTCAGCTCTTGGCTCTGGCAACGATCGCGATCGCTGCGTTAGCCATTCGAGGCATGATTGTAGCTATGCGCACGCTGAAACAAAAGCTACCTCGAATATCAACTCTCTACGAGAAAGCGATTAAACCGCAACAAAATTTTGTCAAGATTTCTGCATACATACTCCTCCTCGATCTTTGTTTGATTTTGATACCATTGAGAGTCTCGATCGTCAAAGATCTAGAGACCCTCGTAGGTCTTGTGTTTTCTTTTAGCCTCGGTACGGTTTTATATCGCTGTTTCAAAGTTTTTTTCGACGATTACTATCTGATTGCCGAGCTCAATAAAAGTCATAAACTGAACAGCGAGCTGCTAATACTCATTAAATTCGCTGTCGGCTTAGGAATTTATATTGCTGTAGTGATTGTCTTCCTAGAATTTCACCACATCAATGTCATCAGTCTATTTGCTGGCTTAGGTATTGGCGGGTTGGCGATCGCGTTTGCAGCCCAAAAGACTCTAGAACAATTTTTGGGGGGCATTGTTCTCTATATCGATCGCCCCTTTGTGGTGGATGACTACATTGGTTTGCCAGACGGAACCTTCGGTCGCGTCGAGTCTATCGGTTGGCGTTCCACCAAAATTCGTATCTCAGGGAAAGGAACCGTAGTCGTTGTACCCAACACGGGTTTAACACAGGTCGCGATCGAAAATTTCACTGGGGCGAAAAAGATGATGGCGCTTGTGAATCTAGTCTTTTTACAATCTCTACATCAAGACGAACGAGCCTTGATTCAGCAAGTGATTGCTGAGAGTACGAAAGAGATCTTTGGCCTCGATACTCGCAATACAGATGTGACGTTCAAAGACAATTTAGAAGACAATACAACGCAAGTACAAGTGACCTTTTTCATTCTGGGCTCGGGCGAGCTCTCTATGGACCTGCGAGTCCAGGTCCTCGACTTGGCCAATCAAAAGATTGCCGAACGGCTACGCAGCTATGACATCCAATTCCAATCCGACGAATCTACAATCTACGTCGACTCTCCGATTGCCATCTAG
- a CDS encoding TldD/PmbA family protein produces the protein MGSAFSTLNPEQLLDLALQAGASDAEVYASQSRSQPVIFEANRLRQVESVESAGVALRVWSRGRCGLAVACGPVDARQLVDKALAASQFGRLEEPLLPARAPASWTVPPLDIAVEQLVEWGRQGIAQLRDRHPDLICNSEWSLDRDASRTIDSRGLDYSFVDWSLEGYLGAEWIRGDDFLGVEAGQTDAPRPGQPSRTMQLDRWVEAIARQLRWAEETVAIAPGRYPVIFLPSAIDTLVDTAIAALNGRQVYRRASPWCDKLGDRVTSPLLSLSQQPLLGPYGVPFDDEGTPTRALDWIVEGQLRHWFCDRRHVQLLGCDPTGNGFRGGLNHYPAPGLYNAILPAPQLSFADLLAKLDRGIVVERGMGNGGDLSGDFSIAVELGYWVERGSIVGRIKDTMVAGNAYSTLQQAIALGAAPDGIEPCGREWAGAYLAPAFLVEALSAIAPV, from the coding sequence ATGGGGTCAGCTTTCTCCACCCTCAATCCCGAGCAATTGCTCGATTTGGCCCTGCAGGCTGGGGCAAGCGATGCAGAGGTGTATGCATCGCAGTCGCGATCGCAGCCGGTCATTTTTGAAGCGAATCGTCTCAGGCAGGTGGAAAGTGTCGAGTCGGCAGGGGTAGCTCTGCGGGTTTGGTCTCGGGGACGCTGCGGGTTGGCGGTGGCTTGCGGACCTGTCGATGCGCGCCAGTTAGTGGATAAGGCGCTGGCCGCGAGTCAGTTTGGCCGACTGGAGGAACCCCTGTTGCCCGCTCGCGCTCCTGCGAGTTGGACCGTACCCCCTCTGGATATTGCAGTGGAGCAGTTAGTGGAATGGGGTCGTCAGGGAATCGCACAATTGCGCGATCGCCATCCCGATCTGATTTGCAATAGCGAATGGAGTCTCGATCGCGATGCTTCGAGAACGATCGATTCTCGCGGTTTAGATTACTCGTTTGTCGATTGGAGCTTGGAGGGGTATCTCGGGGCAGAGTGGATTCGAGGGGACGATTTTTTAGGGGTGGAAGCGGGGCAAACCGATGCCCCCCGTCCCGGTCAGCCCTCTCGAACGATGCAGCTCGATCGCTGGGTGGAAGCCATTGCTCGGCAATTGCGTTGGGCAGAGGAGACAGTGGCGATCGCACCGGGTCGCTATCCGGTCATCTTTCTACCCTCCGCCATCGATACCCTCGTGGATACAGCGATCGCCGCCCTCAACGGACGGCAAGTGTATCGGCGAGCCTCTCCTTGGTGTGACAAGTTGGGCGATCGCGTGACCTCGCCCCTGCTGTCCCTCTCCCAACAGCCGCTGCTGGGACCCTATGGCGTTCCGTTCGACGATGAAGGGACGCCGACCCGAGCGCTGGACTGGATTGTAGAGGGACAGTTGCGCCATTGGTTTTGCGATCGCCGTCATGTCCAACTATTGGGCTGCGACCCTACAGGAAACGGTTTTCGCGGCGGGCTCAATCACTATCCCGCACCGGGGCTGTACAACGCGATTTTACCGGCACCCCAGCTCTCGTTTGCAGATCTGCTGGCAAAGCTGGATCGGGGGATTGTGGTGGAACGGGGGATGGGCAATGGCGGCGATCTGTCCGGGGATTTTTCAATCGCTGTAGAACTGGGCTATTGGGTGGAGAGGGGCAGCATTGTCGGTCGAATTAAGGACACAATGGTGGCGGGGAATGCTTACTCGACCTTGCAACAGGCGATCGCGTTGGGAGCTGCGCCCGATGGCATTGAGCCCTGCGGGCGAGAATGGGCGGGGGCTTATTTAGCACCGGCTTTCTTAGTCGAAGCACTCTCGGCGATCGCCCCTGTTTGA
- a CDS encoding basic amino acid ABC transporter substrate-binding protein: MRLSLAPIAAAGIALSVAIELALPTTVRALPDLGGVELSIASETTYSPFEFANAQGEIVGFDVDLLEAICDRLNCTATFVSAEFEGIFSALAAGQYDAIASATTITRERSRVVDFTRPYLNAGQIVTVRVESDIVGPADLTGKAVGVQLGTVGDMEAGIYTDEIDVRRYSSIEQALAALARGDVEAVIADAPTAGYIVARQFADRLKLVGKLFTVEYYGIALRKETPEMTEAMSAAIAQLAADGTLAQIAKAWGIPAIAVMDLPESGL; the protein is encoded by the coding sequence ATGCGCTTATCACTGGCTCCGATCGCTGCTGCAGGGATTGCCCTCAGTGTGGCGATCGAGCTCGCCCTCCCGACGACCGTCCGCGCTTTGCCAGATTTGGGCGGTGTCGAACTCTCGATTGCGTCAGAGACCACCTATTCTCCCTTTGAGTTTGCGAACGCGCAGGGGGAGATTGTGGGATTTGATGTGGATTTGCTGGAGGCAATTTGCGATCGCCTCAATTGCACTGCCACTTTTGTCTCGGCAGAGTTTGAGGGCATCTTTAGTGCGCTGGCAGCGGGCCAATACGACGCGATCGCCTCAGCCACGACCATCACGCGAGAACGCAGTAGAGTGGTGGATTTCACTCGGCCCTATTTGAACGCAGGCCAGATTGTGACGGTGCGGGTGGAAAGCGATATCGTCGGCCCTGCCGATCTGACAGGCAAAGCGGTGGGGGTGCAGTTGGGCACTGTGGGGGATATGGAAGCGGGTATTTATACAGACGAGATTGACGTGCGCCGCTATTCGAGCATCGAGCAGGCACTGGCGGCATTGGCCCGAGGGGATGTAGAGGCGGTCATTGCCGATGCTCCGACGGCTGGGTATATTGTGGCTCGACAGTTTGCCGATCGCTTAAAACTCGTGGGAAAGCTGTTTACTGTAGAGTATTACGGCATTGCTCTGCGCAAGGAAACTCCCGAGATGACCGAGGCAATGAGTGCGGCGATCGCCCAGTTGGCTGCTGACGGCACGCTGGCCCAAATTGCCAAAGCTTGGGGCATTCCTGCGATTGCTGTAATGGATCTACCCGAGAGCGGCCTCTAA
- a CDS encoding DUF2811 domain-containing protein: MSTTVSILTEIPEELNDTLQAYLTTHPDWDQDRVFTAALSLFLLQNCGSSDRRAARVYLNSLFHRS, translated from the coding sequence ATGAGCACGACGGTCAGTATCCTGACGGAAATTCCTGAAGAACTCAACGATACTTTGCAGGCATATTTGACCACTCACCCCGATTGGGACCAAGATCGAGTGTTTACAGCGGCACTATCCCTCTTCCTGCTGCAAAATTGCGGTAGTAGCGATCGTCGGGCCGCCCGCGTCTATCTCAATAGTCTGTTCCACCGGTCCTAA
- a CDS encoding M56 family metallopeptidase: MHFLLLIAALTIAIAIRLLPTSSSQGWSDRWQRAIWRFALPPLLLIATCVAIVVMGPRGRMSGHWLGWLSHDLSLLLLLAIAAIVAGQVWRGWRTLRQVQSYPLCRVGQQSGRIVPIDLPFAAQVGFWQPELAVSRGLMEELSPEHLDAVLVHERAHLYYRDTFWFFGLGCLRQLTSWLPESDRLWQELITLRELRADARAVAECDRLMLAEALFQVASAPLQFEGVVAAFGTAGGTERLQERIEALLAGDSTAALVVRMNWSWLWVTVLPLLAIPFHS, translated from the coding sequence GTGCATTTTCTGCTCTTAATTGCCGCACTCACGATCGCGATCGCCATCCGGCTATTGCCGACATCGAGCTCGCAGGGGTGGAGCGATCGCTGGCAGCGGGCGATCTGGCGATTTGCACTGCCGCCGCTGTTACTGATTGCCACCTGTGTGGCGATTGTGGTGATGGGACCGCGCGGTCGCATGAGCGGTCATTGGCTGGGTTGGTTGAGTCACGATCTATCTCTGCTGCTGCTGCTGGCGATCGCCGCTATTGTGGCGGGGCAGGTATGGCGAGGTTGGCGAACGCTGCGGCAGGTGCAGTCCTATCCGCTGTGTCGAGTGGGGCAGCAGTCAGGGCGCATCGTACCGATCGATTTACCCTTTGCAGCTCAGGTGGGATTTTGGCAGCCGGAGTTGGCGGTGAGTCGGGGGTTGATGGAGGAACTATCGCCAGAGCACCTCGATGCCGTGCTCGTTCACGAACGCGCTCACTTGTACTATCGCGATACCTTTTGGTTCTTTGGCTTGGGCTGTTTGAGACAGTTAACCAGTTGGCTGCCCGAGAGCGATCGCCTCTGGCAGGAGCTGATTACCCTGCGGGAACTGCGGGCAGATGCGCGGGCGGTGGCAGAGTGCGATCGATTAATGTTGGCCGAGGCACTCTTTCAGGTGGCGAGTGCGCCGTTGCAGTTTGAAGGAGTCGTGGCTGCGTTTGGGACTGCTGGGGGAACGGAGCGGCTGCAGGAGCGGATTGAGGCACTCTTGGCTGGGGACTCGACTGCGGCGCTTGTCGTTCGGATGAATTGGTCTTGGTTGTGGGTGACGGTTTTGCCGCTGTTGGCGATTCCGTTTCACAGTTGA
- a CDS encoding lysophospholipid acyltransferase family protein, whose translation MPASGRTAADGGWSLEARDPETIQTWLPVWEWLYRYYFRVQTDGWEQIPSDETVLFVGSHNGGIASPDLPMFMVDWFRRFGLEIPIYGLMHPKVWQVSPQMGALASRLGAVQAHPKMAVAALQQQASVLVYPGGARDVFRPHRLRDRIHLAEHTGFIKLALRQEVPIVPIVSWGAHDTLVILDDCYEQAKFLNERGLMPWLFGIDPEVFPVYLGLPWGFAFGPLPNLPLPVQIHTRVCQPIAFPRYGLQAARDRDYVAECYAIVVRHMQLALDSLVSQYSA comes from the coding sequence ATGCCTGCATCTGGAAGAACGGCTGCTGACGGGGGATGGTCTTTAGAAGCTCGCGACCCCGAGACGATTCAAACCTGGTTGCCGGTGTGGGAGTGGCTGTATCGCTACTATTTCCGGGTACAAACAGATGGCTGGGAGCAGATTCCTTCAGACGAAACGGTTCTGTTTGTGGGGTCTCACAATGGCGGCATTGCCAGCCCCGATTTGCCCATGTTTATGGTGGATTGGTTTCGGCGGTTTGGCTTAGAAATACCTATTTACGGCTTGATGCATCCGAAAGTGTGGCAGGTGTCGCCGCAAATGGGAGCTTTAGCCTCGCGCTTGGGGGCAGTGCAAGCGCACCCGAAGATGGCGGTGGCTGCATTGCAGCAGCAAGCTAGTGTCTTGGTGTATCCGGGGGGGGCGCGGGATGTGTTTCGCCCCCACCGCCTGCGCGATCGCATTCACTTGGCGGAGCATACCGGCTTTATCAAGTTGGCTTTGCGGCAGGAGGTGCCCATCGTGCCGATTGTTTCTTGGGGTGCCCACGACACTCTAGTCATATTGGACGATTGCTACGAGCAAGCTAAGTTTTTAAACGAGCGAGGTCTGATGCCCTGGCTGTTTGGCATCGATCCAGAAGTATTTCCGGTTTATTTGGGCCTGCCTTGGGGGTTTGCGTTTGGGCCGCTGCCCAATCTCCCCTTGCCCGTTCAGATTCACACTCGGGTTTGCCAGCCGATCGCGTTTCCGCGCTATGGGCTGCAGGCTGCTCGCGATCGCGATTATGTCGCTGAGTGTTATGCGATCGTCGTGCGGCACATGCAACTGGCTTTGGATAGTTTGGTGTCGCAGTACAGCGCTTGA
- a CDS encoding mechanosensitive ion channel, whose product MTEIVQLSMASFDPSVLTPPPTFAQAGPVVEFFNNLTGELGGFLPNLLGAILVLLGGWLFAVLAATATKKILHSTDWDNKLFQWVTGQDLRERPPTEKWGYTIVFWTIAIFTIVAFFNTLQLEAVSSPLNDFLAQVFNYLPKLLSAIGLVVVAWLVATAVKLLLVRGLAPLRLDDKLAEQGEGEGAAPIPVSETIANILYWFIWLFFLPTILGVLELEGPLAPVQDLLNRILDAIPNILVAIVIGFVGWLLAKIVRGIVTNLLASTGIDRFGEQFGLPSRAAEGEEGERATAFSLSGAIGTIVFVLILIPTIVAALNELAIESISDPAIAMLDRVLTFIPQAVTAAVILAVFYVIGRLVGNFVTGFLAGIGFNNISSWLGLPSLPALPAAAEQEQAAGDSPPTKSPSEIVGIGVAVAIVLLGAVAATEVLALAAISDIAEQLLEIAGKVLVGVLIFGIGLYLANLAGRFISSTGTGSQTKLLALAARVGILVLVGAMALQQIGIASQIVNLAFGFFFGSLAIAFAIAFGLGGRKVAGEKLRNWLDSFSSST is encoded by the coding sequence ATGACTGAAATCGTGCAGCTATCTATGGCGTCATTCGACCCTAGCGTGCTGACCCCGCCTCCCACCTTCGCTCAAGCGGGGCCAGTAGTCGAATTTTTCAATAACCTGACCGGTGAATTAGGAGGTTTTCTCCCCAATTTGCTGGGGGCTATTCTCGTCCTCTTGGGCGGCTGGCTATTTGCCGTCCTTGCAGCGACCGCCACCAAAAAAATCCTCCACAGCACTGACTGGGACAACAAACTTTTTCAATGGGTGACTGGTCAAGACTTACGGGAGCGGCCCCCCACTGAAAAGTGGGGCTACACCATTGTGTTCTGGACTATCGCGATCTTCACGATCGTGGCATTCTTCAACACCCTCCAATTAGAAGCCGTATCTTCCCCCTTGAATGACTTTTTAGCGCAAGTGTTTAACTACTTGCCAAAATTGCTGTCTGCTATCGGCTTGGTCGTGGTGGCTTGGTTGGTGGCAACTGCAGTTAAATTGCTGCTGGTGCGGGGCCTCGCTCCCCTGCGGCTGGATGACAAGTTGGCAGAGCAAGGTGAGGGGGAAGGGGCTGCTCCCATTCCTGTAAGCGAAACGATTGCCAATATCCTCTACTGGTTTATCTGGCTGTTTTTCCTGCCCACGATTCTGGGGGTGCTGGAGCTCGAAGGCCCCCTAGCACCAGTGCAAGATCTGCTAAACCGCATTCTCGATGCCATTCCGAATATTCTGGTGGCGATCGTCATCGGTTTTGTGGGCTGGCTGCTGGCCAAGATCGTGCGGGGGATCGTGACTAACTTACTGGCTTCCACGGGTATCGATCGCTTTGGCGAACAGTTTGGTTTGCCCTCTAGAGCGGCTGAAGGGGAAGAGGGCGAGAGAGCTACGGCCTTCTCTCTATCTGGGGCGATCGGTACGATCGTTTTCGTCTTGATTTTGATTCCGACGATCGTAGCGGCACTGAACGAGTTGGCGATTGAATCGATTTCGGACCCGGCGATCGCCATGCTAGATCGGGTGCTGACGTTTATTCCTCAAGCGGTGACAGCAGCGGTCATCCTAGCAGTGTTTTATGTCATTGGCCGTCTCGTGGGGAACTTCGTCACCGGTTTCTTGGCCGGGATCGGCTTCAATAACATCAGCAGTTGGCTAGGCCTTCCTTCACTACCCGCTTTGCCTGCAGCGGCAGAGCAAGAGCAAGCGGCTGGAGATAGCCCTCCCACTAAATCTCCGTCTGAAATCGTCGGTATCGGGGTGGCGGTGGCGATCGTCTTATTGGGGGCCGTAGCTGCCACTGAAGTGTTGGCCCTAGCCGCCATCAGCGACATTGCCGAGCAACTGTTGGAGATTGCGGGCAAGGTGTTGGTGGGCGTGCTCATCTTTGGCATCGGGCTGTATCTGGCCAATCTGGCTGGCCGATTCATCTCCAGTACCGGCACGGGCAGCCAAACCAAGCTGCTGGCCTTGGCCGCGCGGGTGGGCATTTTGGTGTTGGTGGGGGCAATGGCTTTACAGCAAATCGGGATTGCCTCTCAGATTGTCAACCTGGCCTTTGGCTTCTTCTTTGGCAGTTTGGCGATCGCCTTTGCCATCGCCTTCGGCTTGGGCGGTCGCAAAGTGGCTGGCGAAAAATTGCGCAATTGGCTAGACAGCTTCAGCTCGTCGACTTAA
- a CDS encoding mechanosensitive ion channel family protein, translated as MRTLRAQPAVDVPDSSESDGQTERETKPIVEERDDREGWLILGGQQLFQLQRFGSLSARDRADLVLSKIEDFLEPDESGRIPDPRLDVDLVANTEYVVHLFDRNNPSREPINLFTVTRKDAANHLGIGGDETSVAQVKVVAQQWAKQLAPAISEERDRRIVLQQASQPLLLARNLLYVSAIVAVAIGLMRLSDRAIRRLKAFERSHLNPIWQLWIDASAELAKWSIRLGIVTGAIHFSLELLPVLAPFQKVFYRRLEVAFETVWGVLSRPILPNSQVSIVSVVAFFVLSLIVFTLARNLSNTFKLHFLTRFGLDVGDRETIATLIKYALTLVGVLIVVPLIGIDFSSLALIAGAVGLGIGIGLQNLSNNFISGIVMLFERPVQVGDFVEVDGLLGTVERVSLRSTIIRTLDSINVIVPNSRFMESNVISWSYRDPRCRLHVPVGVAYGSDTQQVREILSEVANNHDKVLKSPAPQVLFRGFGDSSLNFDLLVWSLRPAEQFVLTSELYFELERELNRHSITIPFPQRDLHIRTPGKLEDVVQTSAKPNSKKETFESRSEFQAAKDPTP; from the coding sequence GTGAGGACCCTCCGGGCTCAGCCTGCTGTCGATGTGCCGGACTCGAGCGAGTCTGACGGTCAGACCGAGCGAGAGACGAAGCCCATTGTCGAGGAGCGCGACGATCGAGAAGGATGGCTGATCTTGGGGGGGCAGCAGCTCTTTCAGTTGCAGAGATTCGGTTCGCTGAGCGCCCGCGATCGAGCCGATCTGGTGCTGTCTAAAATTGAAGATTTTCTCGAACCGGACGAGAGCGGGCGCATTCCCGATCCGCGTCTAGATGTGGATTTGGTCGCCAACACTGAATATGTGGTCCATCTCTTCGATCGCAATAACCCCAGCCGAGAACCGATTAACCTCTTCACCGTCACCCGCAAAGATGCTGCCAACCATTTAGGGATTGGGGGGGACGAGACGAGTGTGGCTCAAGTGAAGGTGGTGGCCCAACAATGGGCCAAGCAGCTCGCCCCCGCCATCAGCGAAGAACGCGATCGCCGGATTGTCTTACAGCAAGCCAGTCAACCCCTCTTATTGGCTCGCAATCTGCTATATGTCTCGGCCATTGTGGCAGTCGCGATTGGATTGATGCGTCTCAGCGATCGCGCTATTCGTCGCCTCAAGGCATTCGAACGCAGTCACCTCAACCCCATTTGGCAACTCTGGATCGATGCAAGCGCAGAATTGGCCAAGTGGTCGATCCGCCTCGGCATTGTCACGGGGGCCATTCATTTTTCGCTCGAACTCTTGCCCGTTCTAGCCCCTTTCCAAAAGGTGTTCTATCGCCGCTTAGAGGTGGCTTTCGAGACGGTATGGGGTGTGCTCAGCCGCCCCATCCTGCCCAACAGTCAAGTCTCGATTGTCAGTGTGGTTGCCTTTTTCGTGTTATCTCTGATCGTTTTTACCCTTGCCCGCAACCTCAGCAACACCTTTAAGCTCCATTTCCTGACGCGATTTGGCCTGGATGTGGGCGATCGAGAAACCATTGCCACTTTGATCAAATATGCCCTGACCTTGGTGGGGGTGTTGATTGTCGTGCCCCTGATTGGTATCGACTTTAGTTCGCTAGCGCTGATTGCGGGTGCTGTGGGTTTGGGGATCGGGATCGGCTTGCAAAATTTGAGCAACAACTTTATCAGCGGCATTGTAATGCTGTTCGAGCGCCCCGTCCAAGTGGGGGATTTTGTCGAGGTGGATGGGTTGTTAGGGACAGTCGAGCGAGTCAGCCTGAGATCCACCATTATTCGAACCCTCGATAGCATTAATGTCATCGTGCCGAACTCCCGCTTCATGGAGTCGAACGTGATTAGTTGGAGCTATCGCGATCCCCGCTGCCGCCTGCACGTTCCAGTGGGTGTCGCCTACGGTTCTGACACTCAACAGGTGAGAGAGATTCTCTCAGAGGTGGCCAACAATCACGACAAAGTGCTGAAATCTCCGGCCCCGCAAGTGCTGTTCCGAGGTTTTGGGGATTCTTCTCTGAATTTCGATCTCTTGGTATGGTCGTTACGACCTGCCGAACAATTCGTGCTGACCAGCGAACTCTATTTCGAGCTGGAACGGGAGTTGAATCGTCACAGCATTACCATTCCGTTTCCCCAAAGGGACTTGCACATTCGCACCCCTGGAAAACTCGAAGACGTCGTTCAGACCTCTGCCAAACCTAATTCGAAAAAGGAAACCTTTGAATCGAGATCGGAGTTTCAGGCAGCAAAAGACCCGACACCCTGA
- a CDS encoding mechanosensitive ion channel family protein has translation MSTYDTLIEPISGSIRFAGTLVLISLSLVWIEEKYTRVHAFFNPFVDLLTIAAVAWGFSRLFRQIVRIYGIDLLRRYGRQVDDILLVFETFINLIIGFIAILAFAQSQQFNLIGLLASFGLSGLAVAFAAQKILEQLLSTIVLYLDRPFVPGEYIRLANGQLGRVESIGLRSTKIRTPAKSTLLIIPNSNLISMEIENVTRAKKVMVMLYLDFKNSIDKKHSALVKQVISESTNSVFGIDPGSTSVTFTPDRADKFTQARITFFILGSSESSIALRKRLLELANKAIAAKLQVHNIDFTAKEPTIYVESPVTI, from the coding sequence GTGTCTACCTATGACACTCTAATTGAACCTATCTCGGGATCGATTCGTTTTGCGGGAACACTCGTACTCATTTCTCTCTCTTTGGTCTGGATTGAAGAAAAATATACAAGGGTGCATGCTTTCTTCAACCCCTTTGTCGACCTATTGACTATTGCAGCAGTTGCTTGGGGTTTCTCGCGTCTATTCCGGCAGATTGTCAGAATATATGGCATCGATCTGCTTCGCCGGTACGGTCGCCAAGTTGATGATATTTTACTGGTTTTCGAAACATTTATAAATCTCATCATTGGATTTATTGCTATCCTTGCCTTTGCGCAGAGTCAGCAATTCAATCTCATTGGTTTACTGGCAAGTTTTGGGCTCAGTGGATTGGCCGTAGCCTTTGCAGCTCAAAAGATTTTGGAGCAGTTGCTCAGTACGATTGTGCTCTACTTAGATCGCCCTTTCGTTCCGGGAGAATATATTCGCTTAGCAAATGGTCAGCTCGGTAGAGTTGAGTCAATTGGGTTGCGATCGACCAAAATCCGAACGCCAGCGAAAAGTACACTGCTCATTATCCCAAATTCAAACCTAATCTCGATGGAAATCGAGAATGTAACCCGAGCTAAGAAAGTTATGGTGATGCTCTACTTAGATTTCAAGAATTCGATTGATAAGAAGCATTCAGCCTTAGTCAAGCAAGTCATTTCTGAAAGTACAAATTCAGTGTTTGGCATCGATCCAGGCAGCACGAGCGTCACCTTCACCCCCGATCGAGCTGATAAATTTACCCAGGCTAGGATAACATTTTTTATTCTCGGTTCTAGTGAAAGCTCAATTGCTTTAAGAAAGCGCCTGCTGGAATTAGCCAACAAGGCGATCGCCGCCAAGCTTCAAGTCCACAACATCGATTTTACAGCTAAAGAGCCGACAATTTATGTCGAGTCTCCGGTCACAATATAA
- the clpP gene encoding ATP-dependent Clp endopeptidase proteolytic subunit ClpP, with translation MSAFNAIPTVIEESSRGEKAFDIYSRLLRDRIIFLGKGIDDEVANLAIAQMLFLESEDPARDIYLYINSPGGSVYAGMGIFDTMEHIQPAVCTVCMGLAASMGAFLLNAGAPGKRMALPNARIMIHQPLGGAQGQATDVEIQARETLFVKQQLNQIMAERTGQPLERIERDTDRDFFMSPVEAKAYGLIDMVIEKHLLPSDKRPTTGA, from the coding sequence ATGTCTGCGTTCAATGCCATCCCGACTGTTATTGAGGAATCCAGTCGCGGCGAAAAAGCATTCGATATCTACTCCCGCCTCCTGCGCGATCGGATTATCTTTTTGGGCAAGGGGATCGATGACGAAGTCGCCAACCTGGCGATCGCCCAGATGCTGTTTTTAGAGTCGGAGGACCCAGCCAGAGATATCTATCTCTATATCAACAGTCCGGGCGGCTCGGTCTATGCCGGCATGGGTATTTTCGACACGATGGAGCATATCCAGCCAGCCGTTTGCACGGTGTGTATGGGCTTGGCCGCCAGCATGGGAGCATTTTTGCTCAATGCCGGAGCTCCCGGCAAACGGATGGCGCTACCCAATGCTCGTATCATGATTCACCAGCCGCTGGGGGGAGCACAGGGACAGGCGACTGATGTGGAGATTCAGGCGCGGGAGACTCTGTTTGTCAAGCAGCAATTGAACCAGATTATGGCAGAGCGAACGGGACAGCCTTTGGAGAGAATCGAGCGCGATACGGATCGCGATTTCTTTATGTCTCCAGTGGAGGCCAAGGCATACGGTCTGATCGATATGGTGATTGAAAAGCATCTGTTACCGTCAGACAAGCGTCCGACCACAGGGGCTTGA
- a CDS encoding BlaI/MecI/CopY family transcriptional regulator, whose product MMIAQHDKDSPMAPLPDRQPKQLSLGPLEREILSIVWDLESATVRDVHQQILSDPDRELAYTSVTTILNRLTQKGWLNCNKSERVFRWQPRLTRQEAQSIEAHAKLQEFLSIGNPDVVAAFADSLDRASVDKMTAIAQRLQAARREREES is encoded by the coding sequence ATGATGATTGCACAGCACGATAAGGACTCGCCAATGGCTCCCCTGCCCGATCGCCAACCCAAACAACTGTCCTTGGGTCCATTGGAAAGAGAGATTTTATCGATTGTGTGGGATTTAGAGTCGGCCACCGTTCGCGACGTCCACCAGCAGATTTTGTCCGATCCCGATCGCGAGTTGGCCTACACCTCTGTAACCACTATCCTCAATCGCCTCACCCAGAAAGGTTGGCTTAACTGCAATAAGTCCGAGCGGGTGTTTCGATGGCAGCCGCGCCTCACCCGGCAAGAAGCCCAAAGCATTGAAGCCCATGCCAAATTGCAGGAATTCCTCTCGATTGGCAATCCCGATGTGGTGGCGGCGTTTGCCGATAGCCTCGATCGCGCCAGTGTGGACAAAATGACGGCCATTGCCCAGCGACTGCAGGCGGCTCGGCGGGAGCGGGAGGAAAGCTAG